The following proteins come from a genomic window of Pichia kudriavzevii chromosome 1, complete sequence:
- a CDS encoding uncharacterized protein (PKUD0A08130; similar to Saccharomyces cerevisiae YJR008W (MHO1); ancestral locus Anc_5.156), giving the protein MTIRRATHAGSWYSSSKQALKGQISSFLSESKQAKVPGARVLVGPHAGYAYAGPILGKAYSALDTDNIQRVFIFGPSHHVYYKGCVLTTSADYYDTPFGKLEVDNEVINELIDSDSHIFKKMNLDVDEDEHSLEMHMPFLYSVTNNVGKKVKIVPIMISASDETFEKKLTKYLKPYFNDKSNAFIVSTDFCHWGIRFSYISYTPTGDLKDLVEKPSSKLQIPIYESIKCLDTAAMTIMSTGSYRSFKDYMMLTENTICGAKPLALLMLLMEDFISNREENTIKFNGYAQSSKVVSLRDSSVSYGSGYAVI; this is encoded by the coding sequence ATGACAATCAGAAGGGCAACGCATGCAGGCAGCTGGTATTCATCCAGCAAACAAGCACTAAAAGGACAGATAAgctcttttctttcagaGTCTAAGCAGGCAAAAGTTCCAGGGGCAAGAGTGTTGGTTGGCCCACATGCCGGTTATGCATATGCAGGACCTATCCTTGGCAAGGCATACTCAGCATTAGATACCGACAATATCCAACGAGTATTCATTTTTGGACCTTCACATCATGTTTATTACAAGGGCTGTGTTTTAACTACATCTGCTGACTATTATGATACGCCGTTTGGAAAACTGGAGGTTGATAATGAAGTTATaaatgaattgattgattccGACTCCCAtatatttaaaaaaatgaatttaGATGTCGATGAGGATGAGCATTCTTTGGAAATGCATATGCCGTTCTTGTACTCTGTTACAAACAATGTTGGTAAAAAGGTGAAGATTGTTCCAATTATGATAAGTGCAAGTGATGAaacttttgagaaaaagttAACTAAATATTTGAAACCGTATTTTAACGATAAATCGAATGCCTTTATTGTTAGTACGGATTTTTGCCATTGGGGTATTCGGTTTTCTTATATATCATATACTCCAACTGGTGATTTAAAAGATTTAGTGGAAAAACCAAGCTCGAAACTACAAATCCCAATTTACGAAAGTATCAAATGTTTAGATACTGCAGCAATGACAATAATGTCAACTGGTTCTTACAGGTCCTTTAAAGATTATATGATGCTTACAGAGAATACTATATGTGGTGCCAAGCCTTTGGCTTTGTTGATGTTACTCATGGAGGATTTCATCTCCAACAGAGAAGAAAACACAATTAAGTTTAATGGATATGCCCAAAGCTCAAAAGTAGTTTCTCTAAGGGACAGCAGCGTGAGTTATGGCAGTGGATACGCAGTTATCTAA
- a CDS encoding uncharacterized protein (PKUD0A08140; similar to Saccharomyces cerevisiae YBR076W (ECM8); ancestral locus Anc_3.297), whose amino-acid sequence MDVTHTISLERVQSINRWIDDVNWYAHGLRLGDIEEIVFRLQNIKMDVLEYNGKENNRPNSKKLEDLNDIIPDIFSTSSCDEMVGGGVNLYQSDQVESHNVFKSTKENSSLNASSSICQFWRFDDPAIENRLHPQRFNHHKLTEDITNMDYDFTVKQGCPSVTFDKEYGNLTLMQNKNLREIAYHPKYERKTKLQVSHSEYLCRMCSSKRWVSTKHFAEHMALSHGIVDVKEVGIVAMPLPAALYRQTLGRLKFFYCKCPKCIQWIRLGKTAEISNLSDEVIELDYLNDRPSVGFYTNYFYHFMGCSLENIEHTRS is encoded by the coding sequence ATGGATGTTACTCATACTATATCGCTTGAACGAGTGCAGTCCATAAATCGTTGGATTGATGATGTTAATTGGTACGCACATGGCTTACGGCTTGgagatattgaagaaatagtTTTCCGTCTgcaaaatatcaaaatggATGTTCTGGAATACAACGGGAAGGAAAATAACCGTCCAAATAGTAAAAAACTAGAGGATTTGAACGACATAATCCCCGATATATTTAGCACGAGCAGTTGCGATGAAATGGTAGGTGGTGGTGTTAATCTATATCAATCCGATCAAGTGGAAAGCCACAACGTTTTTAAGAGTACAAAGGAGAACTCCTCTTTGAATGCATCATCTTCCATTTGTCAATTTTGGAGATTTGATGACCCTGCTATTGAAAACCGACTACACCCACAAAGATTTAACCACCATAAACTCACAGAGGATATCACAAACATGGATTATGATTTTACAGTAAAGCAAGGTTGTCCATCGGTTACCTTCGATAAAGAGTATGGTAATTTGACATTGATGCAAAACAAGAATCTGAGAGAAATTGCATATCATCCTAAATATGAAcgtaaaacaaaattacAAGTTTCACACTCTGAATATTTATGTCGTATGTGTTCTTCAAAAAGATGGGTATCTACTAAGCATTTTGCAGAGCATATGGCTCTCTCTCATGGGATTGTTGATGTAAAAGAAGTAGGAATCGTTGCTATGCCTCTTCCTGCTGCTCTTTACAGGCAAACTTTGGGGAGGTTAAAGTTTTTTTACTGTAAATGCCCCAAATGTATACAATGGATACGTCTAGGGAAAACTGCAGAAATATCAAACCTCAGTGACGAGGTCATTGAATTGGATTATCTTAATGACAGGCCATCTGTAGGATTCTATACAAACTACTTCTATCATTTCATGGGGTGCTCccttgaaaatattgagcATACTCGCTCATGA
- a CDS encoding uncharacterized protein (PKUD0A08150; similar to Saccharomyces cerevisiae YLR440C (SEC39); ancestral locus Anc_4.323), with translation MALMEEESTVDIVIALQTAISQLNEVHTLGELLRSITGAYPIERSFILKLLLHSLPSLQCNSPLISQVESFLNSDNTNVEIVDIHTIFNEEVPKIIQHCTSLETEEKKSICDSIIESVNINAISYEFDDLQQPFESFFKSLVYRLNSEFRRFELTDELLNCIKDSKSSSLNLLNWIDGFYEPLKRLNSIIDTSYTLLDYEKLHSVDDNIQLMTAEIEKGYDNNIIREILIPYFAYIGPDAWESFNTWLMRFGLKISSEKDTNAAKYNVLRNLLDNDDLLRHLDKQASAVKVKFTKYILSTIFLSPDTNLEFFLASKEILVLLNSLKLEDGEPFDITSINTKSFQDVSRCFEASHAAISSLIGVIEVGEILYSNKLSLIDIVKLESSEKTIQKEQLIKYISTEIGYDTKYGKCQLFLSSINSTLRKTNVFNKISNEELNEVILQKMLEMKQFQIISQVFGKECTQLENEKFNNLVLKQCWALYNNASNCDPKIGSLRECVECLQLLDENLSKVKRLNALIKANERIFEWKFYFEPKVPITPKRVLQCNNPLLIIRRILELNDDAYLYAGDLYYLVVLLIDGFDVVEQSPLFKHKHKSFDDESNLLVYKIKLLCLEVASVLDYNYSFQTAFALVSNASLYKFEIEGLFDLVSENWFTFFQLSKNEYEGISDLKALNEKLKLLGQVLLIAPTEYNSNVLEQWQMLRSHKSQLIQSQELEIQSKLRHKNVNLSLGDVQSRLQKSLKSSADELLNTNGTEIGKSIVGWIVGAN, from the coding sequence ATGGCACTgatggaagaagaaagtaCTGTTGATATTGTAATTGCACTGCAAACAGCGATTTCGCAGCTGAATGAGGTTCATACTCTAGGAGAATTGTTGAGATCTATCACTGGGGCTTATCCTATCGAAAGGAGCTTTATACTAAAATTATTGCTTCATTCGTTGCCCTCCTTGCAATGTAATTCACCTCTAATCTCACAAGTTGAAAGCTTCTTGAATTCAGATAACACAAACGTCGAAATTGTCGATATCCATACAATTTTTAATGAAGAGGTTCCAAAAATAATCCAACATTGCACATCATTGGAAACTGAGGAGAAGAAGTCGATCTGTGATTCCATCATTGAATCGGTGAACATCAATGCAATTAGCtatgaatttgatgatttgcAGCAACCATTTGAGTCTTTTTTTAAAAGTCTAGTGTACAGGCTCAATTCCGAGTTTAGAAGATTTGAACTAACGGATGAATTACTTAATTGCATAAAAGATTCTAAAAGTTCCAGTTTGAATTTACTGAACTGGATTGATGGCTTTTACGAGCCTTTGAAAAGGCTAAACTCTATTATTGATACGTCATACACTCTTTTGGATTATGAGAAACTACATTCCGTTGATGACAACATCCAATTAATGACtgctgaaattgaaaaaggttATGACAACAATATTATTAGAGAGATTCTTATCCCATACTTTGCTTACATTGGCCCTGATGCATGGGAATCGTTTAATACATGGTTGATGAGATTTGGTCTGAAAATTTCGTCTGAAAAAGATACTAATGCTGCAAAATATAATGTTTTGCGAAATTTActtgataatgatgatctTCTTCGACATTTAGATAAACAAGCTTCAGCAGTCAAAGTCAAATTTACCAAATACATTCTTTCCACGATTTTCTTATCTCCTGACACCAAtttagaattttttttggcatCAAAAGAGATATTGGTTCTTTTGAACTCTCTTAAGTTAGAGGATGGTGAGCCTTTTGATATCACTTCAATAAATACAAAGAGTTTTCAAGATGTTTCTCGGTGCTTTGAAGCTAGTCACGCTGCCATTTCCTCTCTGATTGGAGTCATTGAGGTTGGTGAGATTCTATACTCCAATAAACTATCTTTGATTGACATTGTTAAACTAGAAAGTTCAGAGAAAACCATCCAGAAAGAACAGTTAATTAAATATATCAGCACTGAAATAGGATATGATACAAAGTATGGCAAGTGTCAGTTGTTCCTGTCCTCAATAAACTCAACTTTGAGAAAAACTAATGTCTTCAATAAGATCTCCAACGAAGAACTGAATGAAGTCATACTACAAAAAATGCTTGAAAtgaaacaatttcaaataatatCGCAAGTCTTTGGTAAAGAATGCACCCAACTcgaaaatgaaaagtttaataATTTAGTTCTAAAACAATGTTGGGCTCTTTATAACAATGCATCTAACTGTGATCCGAAAATTGGTTCTTTGAGAGAATGTGTGGAATGCTTACAGTTATTAGATGAAAATCTTAGTAAGGTTAAAAGACTAAATGCATTAATTAAAGCGAATGAAAGAATTTTTGAGTGGAAATTTTACTTTGAACCCAAGGTACCAATCACACCAAAGAGAGTCCTTCAGTGCAATAATCCCCTTTTGATAATAAGACGTATTCTCGAACTAAATGATGATGCATATCTGTATGCGGGAGATTTGTACTACTTAGTAGTATTGTTGATAGACGGATTTGATGTCGTTGAACAAAGCCCATTATTCAAACATAAACATAAGTCGTTTGATGACGAGTCCAATTTGTTAGTGTACAAAATCAAGCTTTTATGTTTGGAAGTTGCATCTGTGCTAGATTATAATTACTCATTTCAAACAGCATTCGCCCTTGTCTCTAATGCATCACtttataaatttgaaattgaaggttTGTTCGACCTTGTTAGTGAGAATTGGTTTACCTTTTTCCAACTGTCGAAGAACGAGTATGAAGGCATTTCAGATCTTAAGGCTTTGAACGAAAAGCTTAAGTTACTGGGTCAAGTATTACTGATTGCCCCTACAGAGTACAATTCAAACGTGCTAGAACAGTGGCAGATGTTAAGATCTCATAAATCACAATTGATTCAATCCCAGGAACTGGAAATCCAATCCAAACTGAGACATAAGAATGTAAACCTCTCGTTAGGTGATGTTCAATCCAGATTGCAGAAATCCTTGAAATCTTCAGCAGATGAGCTACTGAATACCAACGGCACAGAAATAGGCAAAAGCATTGTTGGTTGGATCGTGGGTGCTAATTAA
- a CDS encoding uncharacterized protein (PKUD0A08160; similar to Saccharomyces cerevisiae YML061C (PIF1); ancestral locus Anc_4.322) codes for MLKLRNNLSLFLRNTIRTGYSNRGPFRAMSSQKVMSSRTEVMNNAKRQTLQDDSIFDSMSFSESVSQKKPKLELFGHAEDNVEYRGNRIANVLDGLEEMSNLEEDCLKLISVLDRMESKYPDHGKMFTESRNIIVKYLEEIPILATKSDFTTNDHVPIVSDTETSGPIKVTKQLKNLFTSTQKEEEIAQNIDKKEDFVIEQSVEFKVPSSPVKLNVDLRPCSSSKNIANEDTDIIRIDQKRFAHHQAENKLELTEQMAVKKEKKVEESVAITLSKEQESVIQLAKEGYNLFYTGAAGTGKSLLLRTLVKELKQQYGDNPLAVGVTASTGLAAYNIGGMTINSYTGIGLGEGSAAEINRKLKRNTNALERWDGLQVLIIDEVSMIDGRLLDKLDQLARLRKRSKKPFGGVQVILCGDFYQLPPVSRDSSMKFAFESEFWKKHIKVQVMLTTVYRQKTDLQFLQMLEEIRSGNVSESTVKRFKPLQNPRDVPFPPTHLFSTRREVDEANSRRLKELKGPSITFTAVDTGSLANKPQGKKMLESFLAPQVLVLKPYAQVMLIKNIDSTLVNGSMGTVIGFLNNATFQSYAKLLDEPVEGSYKTYQYFDTREPTDSIFDFIEKSKAKIEETLKKEQLSLSKLTSVADSIEGTDESYNETNNELLDNLNRKIQLIRDLERSDIGGKVIPIINFKLADRTSRIVALNYERFTIDDHRGVPMVERKQVPLMLAWALSIHKAQGQTLKHVIVDLKRIFEDGQAYVALSRAEHRRGLQVLNFNGEKIRTNPKVIHFYKTLEDVETVRAKISTNTLLETPDNSFDPSVPVGPQTQLKHLNELSATPERFTKKPLYQSRKQSNACLKVQKSNSIDDLLRQQAIRASQEAPSVRTPEITNEIGRTEDREDEVLNFNFMGDCLSDDELNEVSKEFFNP; via the coding sequence ATGTTAAAACTGCGAAACAACTTATCTCTATTTTTGAGGAATACTATAAGAACAGGATATTCTAACCGAGGACCTTTTCGTGCAATGTCGTCGCAAAAGGTAATGTCGTCTCGTACAGAAGTCATGAACAATGCCAAAAGGCAAACTTTACAAGATGATAGCATATTTGATTCAATGAGCTTTTCAGAATCAGTCTCTCAAAAAAAACCTAAACTAGAATTGTTTGGACATGCAGAAGATAATGTAGAATACCGTGGTAATAGAATAGCCAATGTTCTTGATGGTTTAGAAGAAATGTCAAATTTGGAAGAGGATTGTTTAAAATTGATATCCGTGCTTGACAGGATGGAATCCAAATACCCCGATCATGGTAAGATGTTTACTGAATCAAGAAATATAATTGTCAAATATTTAGAGGAAATCCCCATTTTAGCTACGAAGTCAGACTTTACTACCAACGATCATGTTCCCATCGTTAGTGATACCGAGACTAGTGGACCAATAAAGGTGACAaagcaattgaagaatctgtTTACTTCGACtcaaaaggaagaagaaatagcCCAAAATATCGATAAAAAGGAGGATTTTGTGATAGAACAATCCGTTGAATTTAAAGTACCTTCCTCCCCTGTGAAATTAAACGTCGATTTACGGCCAtgttcatcatcaaaaaatattgcaAATGAAGATACTGATATTATAAGAATAGACCAAAAGAGGTTTGCACACCACCAAGCCgaaaataaacttgaaTTGACTGAGCAAATGGCAGtaaagaaagagaaaaaagtCGAAGAATCTGTTGCCATTACATTAAGCAAAGAACAGGAAAGTGTTATTCAATTGGCCAAGGAGGGGTACAATCTTTTTTATACAGGTGCTGCAGGAACAGGAAAGTCACTTCTATTGAGGACACTTGTGAAGGAGTTAAAACAGCAATACGGTGACAACCCCTTGGCAGTAGGTGTTACTGCATCTACTGGATTGGCTGCATATAATATTGGAGGAATGACTATTAACTCTTATACTGGTATAGGATTGGGAGAAGGGTCTGCCGCTGAGATCAATAGAAAGCTGAAGCGAAATACCAATGCTCTTGAGAGATGGGATGGACTCCAGGTTTTAATTATTGACGAAGTTTCAATGATTGATGGCAGATTACTAGATAAGCTGGATCAATTGGCACGCCTGCGGAAACGATCTAAGAAGCCCTTTGGTGGCGTTCAAGTTATTTTATGTGGTGACTTTTATCAGCTTCCTCCTGTTTCACGTGACTCCAGTATGAAGTTTGCATTTGAAAGTgagttttggaaaaagCACATTAAAGTTCAGGTCATGTTGACCACAGTATATAGACAAAAAACAGATCTTCAGTTTCTGCAAATGTTAGAAGAGATAAGAAGCGGAAATGTTAGTGAAAGTACCGTCAAGAGATTTAAACCTTTACAAAATCCGAGAGATGTACCATTTCCACCAACGCATTTGTTCTCAACCAGAAGGGAAGTCGACGAAGCTAATAGTAGGcgtttgaaagaattgaaaggACCTAGTATTACATTTACAGCCGTTGATACGGGCTCTTTAGCTAATAAGCCGCAAGGTAAAAAGATGCTTGAATCGTTTCTTGCTCCACAAGTGTTAGTGTTAAAACCATATGCCCAGGTTATGCTAATTAAAAATATAGACTCAACGTTAGTTAATGGATCTATGGGTACAGTCATTGgctttttgaataatgCTACCTTCCAGTCTTATGCTAAGTTATTGGATGAACCTGTTGAAGGTTCTTATAAAACATATCAGTACTTTGATACACGTGAGCCGACTGATTCAATCTTCgactttattgaaaaatcgAAAGCtaaaattgaggaaactCTGAAAAAAGAGCAGCTTTCATTGTCTAAGTTGACTTCCGTGGCTGATAGCATAGAAGGCACTGATGAGTCCTACAATGAGACTAACAATGAATTGCTGGACAATCTTAACAGGAAGATACAGCTAATTAGAGATTTAGAGAGAAGTGACATTGGAGGTAAAGTTATACCAATAATTAATTTCAAACTAGCTGATAGAACTTCCAGAATTGTTGCGTTGAATTACGAACGATTTACTATAGATGATCACAGAGGGGTTCCGATGGTTGAGAGGAAACAAGTTCCGCTGATGCTTGCATGGGCTTTATCTATTCATAAAGCCCAGGGCCAAACTTTGAAACATGTTATTGTcgatttgaaaagaatatttgaagatggtCAAGCCTATGTTGCCCTTTCAAGAGCAGAGCACCGGCGTGGCTTACAAGTGCTGAATTTCAATGGAGAGAAAATTAGAACCAATCCGAAAGTTATACACTTTTATAAAACCTtagaagatgttgaaactgTGAGGGCAAAGATTTCCACTAATACCTTACTGGAAACTCCAGATAATTCGTTTGATCCAAGTGTACCGGTAGGTCCTCAAACACAGCTTAAACATTTGAACGAATTATCGGCTACACCTGAAAGGTTTACTAAAAAACCATTATACCAATCTAGGAAACAAAGTAATGCATGTCTGAAAGTACAGAAAAGcaattcaattgatgatttgcTGAGACAGCAAGCTATAAGAGCATCACAAGAAGCTCCTTCGGTGAGAACCCCTGAAATAACAAACGAAATTGGGCGGACTGAAGACAGAGAAGATGAGGTgctcaatttcaattttatgGGTGACTGTCTGTCTGATGATGAACTAAATGAGGTTAGCAaagaatttttcaatccaTAG